One genomic window of Solanum dulcamara chromosome 12, daSolDulc1.2, whole genome shotgun sequence includes the following:
- the LOC129877802 gene encoding small RNA-binding protein 11, chloroplastic, with the protein MAALRKLLVSTNTSVVYSTSAIFLSRRGIASKLFVGGLSFYTTEKALSEAFSQHGQVIEAKIVTDRDSDRSKGFGFVTYASEDEAEKALQEMNGKPLNGRVVFVDYAKPKTDRGGMPIARGPPEPPIEQ; encoded by the exons ATGGCTGCCTTGAGAAAATTATTAGTATCCACAAATACAAGTGTTGTATATTCAACCTCTGCAATTTTTCTTTCTCGCAGAGGCATAGCTTCTAAGCTATTTGTTGGAG GCCTCTCATTTTACACCACAGAGAAGGCACTGTCAGAGGCCTTTTCTCAACACGGTCAAGTTATTGAAG CTAAAATTGTGACGGATAGAGACTCAGACAGATCCAAAGGCTTTGGATTTGTCACCTATGCATCTGAAGATGAAGCGGAGAAGGCCTTGCAAGAAATGAATGGCAAG CCTCTTAATGGACGAGTTGTCTTTGTGGACTATGCGAAGCCTAAAACTGATAGAGGCGGGATGCCAATAGCCCGAGGCCCCCCTGAACCACCAATAGAACAATGA
- the LOC129877365 gene encoding casparian strip membrane protein 1 produces the protein MEKSESTKVDAVENNKERKGKAPLLGTAAPVVAAATHAKGGAKRGIAIFDLILRIAAFAPALGAAVAMATTEETLPFFTQFFQFEASYDDLPTFTFFVVGMAIVVAYLVLSVPFSIVCIVRPHAVVPRLLLIIFDTVIISLATGAAGSSAAIVYLAHNGNQNANWLAICQQFGDFCERASGAVVAAFVTVVILILLVVLSASALRRH, from the exons ATGGAGAAAAGTGAATCAACCAAGGTTGATGCTGTGGAAAACAACAaagaaaggaaaggaaaagCCCCACTTTTGGGAACAGCAGCTCCTGTTGTTGCTGCAGCTACTCATGCAAAAGGAGGTGCCAAAAGAGGAATTGCAATTTTTGACCTCATTTTAAGAATAGCCGCTTTTGCTCCTGCATTAGGTGCTGCTGTGGCTATGGCTACTACGGAAGAAACTCTTCCCTTTTTCACTCAGTTCTTTCAGTTCGAAGCTAGCTATGATGATCTTCCAACTTTCAC GTTTTTTGTGGTAGGTATGGCAATAGTTGTTGCATACCTTGTCCTCTCTGTACCTTTCTCTATAGTTTGCATTGTACGACCCCATGCAGTTGTACCCAGGCTCCTCCTTATTATATTTGATACG GTGATTATTTCATTGGCAACGGGTGCAGCAGGGTCATCAGCAGCTATAGTGTATTTGGCTCACAATGGAAACCAAAATGCAAATTGGCTAGCAATTTGCCAGCAATTTGGTGATTTTTGCGAAAGGGCCAGTGGCGCCGTGGTGGCCGCCTTTGTCACGGTGGTGATTTTGATCCTCTTGGTGGTTCTCTCTGCTTCCGCTCTTCGAAGACACTAA